The following coding sequences lie in one Helicobacter sp. MIT 21-1697 genomic window:
- a CDS encoding ComEC/Rec2 family competence protein → MKDSYKITLSPFEVELFDTKRQWAVFICVCVLVFALHLYQEYMQYSAYTAPTHTQELYAQVIAQYTKSKQSSNGAKSTYKVLKLKTSNGAVFYTTSKEDIKDISHRFVRIYGKRLECSFAQYLKSCFFISYRISLLPEYDYRQGVREWIDSQHQESLVAALYKTLFMADFLPHIWRDLSNKLGVAHLIAISGFHLGILSFVIGGLLSLIYGRFHRFVSYRNKYFDIGFLVLVCLFGYLIVLDFSPSFLRSFVMAMCGFFVVYSGIRLISFKLLFVVVCVCLALFPRLIFSIGFALSISGVFFIYLFVRYFHFSGGLWHKIVFMPLSFNTLIFIDMLPLVHWFFPYFTPLSLLAIPISLIFVIFFPLMLVAHIFGFGWICDEFFLWIKDKQINAITFYTPLWFICGYGILCMWAIYSKRAYYVIYCMSIAFFAYLIVQFYESGLSLW, encoded by the coding sequence GTGAAAGATTCCTATAAAATTACACTCTCACCTTTTGAAGTTGAACTTTTTGACACAAAGAGACAATGGGCAGTGTTTATATGTGTGTGCGTATTGGTTTTTGCTTTGCATTTATATCAAGAATATATGCAATATAGCGCTTATACTGCGCCTACACATACTCAAGAGCTGTATGCACAAGTTATTGCTCAATATACAAAGAGTAAGCAAAGTAGCAATGGCGCAAAAAGCACCTATAAGGTTTTAAAGCTTAAAACAAGTAATGGGGCAGTATTTTATACCACAAGCAAGGAAGATATTAAAGATATTTCACATCGCTTTGTGAGAATCTATGGCAAAAGGCTTGAATGCTCTTTTGCGCAATATTTGAAAAGCTGTTTTTTTATCTCTTATCGCATTTCACTTTTGCCTGAATATGATTATCGTCAAGGCGTGAGGGAATGGATAGATTCACAACATCAAGAATCTTTAGTGGCGGCTTTGTATAAAACGCTTTTTATGGCGGATTTCTTGCCACATATTTGGCGTGATTTGAGTAATAAACTTGGCGTTGCTCATTTGATTGCTATTAGCGGATTTCATTTGGGGATTTTAAGTTTTGTGATAGGAGGGCTTTTAAGCCTTATATATGGGAGATTCCATAGATTTGTCAGCTATCGGAATAAATATTTTGATATTGGATTTTTAGTGCTTGTGTGCCTCTTTGGCTATCTTATTGTGCTTGATTTTTCACCTTCATTTTTACGCTCTTTTGTAATGGCAATGTGTGGATTCTTTGTCGTATATAGTGGTATCAGATTGATAAGCTTCAAATTGTTATTTGTCGTTGTATGCGTGTGTTTAGCGCTTTTTCCGCGTTTAATTTTTAGTATAGGCTTTGCGCTATCAATAAGCGGTGTGTTTTTTATTTATCTTTTTGTGCGTTATTTTCATTTTTCTGGTGGATTATGGCATAAAATAGTGTTTATGCCTCTAAGTTTTAATACATTGATTTTTATAGATATGTTACCGCTCGTGCATTGGTTTTTCCCTTATTTTACGCCTTTAAGCCTACTTGCAATTCCCATTAGTCTTATTTTTGTGATATTTTTTCCCTTAATGCTTGTAGCGCATATATTTGGTTTTGGTTGGATATGCGATGAATTTTTCTTGTGGATAAAAGATAAGCAAATAAATGCTATTACATTTTATACGCCATTGTGGTTTATATGTGGGTATGGCATTTTATGTATGTGGGCGATATATTCTAAAAGGGCATATTATGTAATTTATTGTATGAGTATTGCATTTTTTGCTTATCTTATTGTGCAATTTTATGAATCTGGATTAAGTTTGTGGTGA